From a single Micromonospora carbonacea genomic region:
- a CDS encoding aldo/keto reductase, with product MTYRRLGDSGLVVSVVGIGCNNFGRKLDLDGTRAVVDAALDAGITLFDTADIYGEPQGASEELLGQALKGRRDEVVLATKFGMDMQGANGADFGARGSRRYIARAVEASLRRLGTDHIDLYQMHAPDPGTPIDETLAALDDLVRAGKVRYLGNSNFAGWQIADADWVASSNGHTRFVSAQNHYSLLERGVEAEVVPACERFGLGLLPFFPLANGLLTGKYRRGEAAPAGSRLSGGGRYAERLAAARWDTIEAIGAYAAERGLTMLQVAIGGLAARPAVTSVIAGATTPEQVRANAGAGAWQPGDDDLAALDAVL from the coding sequence ATGACGTACCGCCGGCTGGGCGACTCCGGGCTCGTGGTGTCCGTGGTGGGTATCGGCTGCAACAACTTCGGCCGCAAGCTCGACCTCGACGGCACCCGGGCGGTGGTCGACGCGGCGCTCGACGCCGGCATCACCCTGTTCGACACCGCCGACATCTACGGCGAGCCGCAGGGCGCCTCCGAGGAGCTGCTCGGCCAGGCGCTCAAGGGCCGCCGCGACGAGGTGGTGCTGGCCACCAAGTTCGGCATGGACATGCAGGGGGCCAACGGGGCCGACTTCGGCGCCCGGGGCTCGCGGCGCTACATCGCCCGCGCGGTCGAGGCGTCGCTGCGCCGGCTGGGCACCGACCACATCGACCTGTACCAGATGCACGCGCCCGACCCGGGCACCCCGATCGACGAGACCCTCGCCGCCCTCGACGACCTGGTGCGCGCCGGCAAGGTGCGCTACCTGGGCAACTCCAACTTCGCCGGGTGGCAGATCGCGGACGCCGACTGGGTGGCCTCGTCCAACGGGCACACCCGGTTCGTCAGCGCGCAGAACCACTACTCGCTGCTGGAGCGGGGCGTCGAGGCCGAGGTCGTTCCCGCGTGCGAGCGCTTCGGCCTGGGCCTGCTGCCGTTCTTCCCGCTGGCGAACGGCCTGCTCACCGGCAAGTACCGGCGCGGGGAGGCCGCCCCGGCCGGCAGCCGGCTCTCCGGCGGCGGCCGGTACGCCGAGCGTCTCGCCGCCGCCCGCTGGGACACCATCGAGGCGATCGGGGCGTACGCCGCCGAGCGGGGGCTCACCATGCTCCAGGTGGCCATCGGCGGGCTGGCGGCCCGGCCCGCGGTGACCTCGGTCATCGCCGGGGCCACCACCCCCGAGCAGGTGCGCGCCAACGCCGGTGCCGGCGCGTGGCAGCCCGGCGACGACGACCTGGCCGCGCTCGACGCCGTCCTCTGA